The Odocoileus virginianus isolate 20LAN1187 ecotype Illinois chromosome 3, Ovbor_1.2, whole genome shotgun sequence genome includes a window with the following:
- the MARCHF2 gene encoding E3 ubiquitin-protein ligase MARCHF2 isoform X4, whose amino-acid sequence MEEELAKGSCRLLGPWALGPEDTGLPVAMTTGDCCHLPGSLCDCSDSPAFSKVVEATGLGPPQYVAQVTSRDGRLLSTVIRALDTPSDGPFCRICHEGANGESLLSPCGCTGTLGAVHKSCLERWLSSSNTSYCELCHTEFAVEKRSRSLTEWLKDPGPRTEKRTLCCDVVCFLFITPLAAISGWLCLRGAQDHLRLHSHLEALGLIALTIALFTIYVLWTLF is encoded by the exons ATGGAAGAGGAGCTTGCCAAGGGTTCCTGCAG GCTCCTGGGACCATGGGCCTTGGGCCCTGAGGACACGGGGCTCCCTGTGGCCATGACGACGGGTGACTGTTGTCACCTCCCCGGCTCCCTGTGTGACTGCTCCGACAGCCCTGCCTTCTCCAAGGTCGTGGAGGCCACGGGCCTCGGGCCACCCCAGTATGTGGCCCAGGTGACTTCAAGGGATGGCCGGCTCCTCTCGACTGTCATCCGGGCCTTGGACACACCAAG TGATGGCCCCTTCTGCCGGATCTGCCACGAGGGGGCAAATGGGGAAAGCCTGCTGTCTCCATGTGGGTGCACTGGCACGCTGGGCGCCGTGCACAAGAGCTGTCTGGAGAGGTGGCTTTCCTCGTCCAACACCAGCTACTGCGAGCTGTGCCATACGGAGTTTGCGGTGGAGAAGCGGTCCCGATCTCTCACAGAG tGGCTGAAGGACCCAGGGCCTCGGACAGAGAAGCGGACGCTGTGCTGTGACGTGGTGTGCTTCCTGTTCATCACCCCACTGGCCGCTATCTCAGGCTGGCTGTGCCTGCGGGGAGCCCAGGACCACCTCCGGCTCCACAGCCATCTGGAGGCCTTGGGGCTGATCGCCCTCACCATCGCCCTCTTCACCATCTATGTCCTCTGGACGCTG ttttga
- the MARCHF2 gene encoding E3 ubiquitin-protein ligase MARCHF2 isoform X1, translating to MEEELAKGSCRLLGPWALGPEDTGLPVAMTTGDCCHLPGSLCDCSDSPAFSKVVEATGLGPPQYVAQVTSRDGRLLSTVIRALDTPSDGPFCRICHEGANGESLLSPCGCTGTLGAVHKSCLERWLSSSNTSYCELCHTEFAVEKRSRSLTEWLKDPGPRTEKRTLCCDVVCFLFITPLAAISGWLCLRGAQDHLRLHSHLEALGLIALTIALFTIYVLWTLVSFRYHCQLYSEWRRTNQKVRLKMQADGSEGSQHCPLAAGLLKKVAEETPV from the exons ATGGAAGAGGAGCTTGCCAAGGGTTCCTGCAG GCTCCTGGGACCATGGGCCTTGGGCCCTGAGGACACGGGGCTCCCTGTGGCCATGACGACGGGTGACTGTTGTCACCTCCCCGGCTCCCTGTGTGACTGCTCCGACAGCCCTGCCTTCTCCAAGGTCGTGGAGGCCACGGGCCTCGGGCCACCCCAGTATGTGGCCCAGGTGACTTCAAGGGATGGCCGGCTCCTCTCGACTGTCATCCGGGCCTTGGACACACCAAG TGATGGCCCCTTCTGCCGGATCTGCCACGAGGGGGCAAATGGGGAAAGCCTGCTGTCTCCATGTGGGTGCACTGGCACGCTGGGCGCCGTGCACAAGAGCTGTCTGGAGAGGTGGCTTTCCTCGTCCAACACCAGCTACTGCGAGCTGTGCCATACGGAGTTTGCGGTGGAGAAGCGGTCCCGATCTCTCACAGAG tGGCTGAAGGACCCAGGGCCTCGGACAGAGAAGCGGACGCTGTGCTGTGACGTGGTGTGCTTCCTGTTCATCACCCCACTGGCCGCTATCTCAGGCTGGCTGTGCCTGCGGGGAGCCCAGGACCACCTCCGGCTCCACAGCCATCTGGAGGCCTTGGGGCTGATCGCCCTCACCATCGCCCTCTTCACCATCTATGTCCTCTGGACGCTG GTCTCATTCCGCTACCATTGCCAGCTGTACTCCGAATGGAGAAGGACCAACCAGAAAGTGCGCCTGAAGATGCAAGCTGATGGTTCCGAGGGCAGCCAGCACTGCCCGCTGGCGGCCGGACTCCTGAAGAAGGTGGCTGAAGAGACGCCCGTGTGA
- the MARCHF2 gene encoding E3 ubiquitin-protein ligase MARCHF2 isoform X2, with the protein MEEELAKGSCRLLGPWALGPEDTGLPVAMTTGDCCHLPGSLCDCSDSPAFSKVVEATGLGPPQYVAQVTSRDGRLLSTVIRALDTPSDGPFCRICHEGANGESLLSPCGCTGTLGAVHKSCLERWLSSSNTSYCELCHTEFAVEKRSRSLTEWLKDPGPRTEKRTLCCDVVCFLFITPLAAISGWLCLRGAQDHLRLHSHLEALGLIALTIALFTIYVLWTLVSGCQPDSRHLGADRSHSATIASCTPNGEGPTRKCA; encoded by the exons ATGGAAGAGGAGCTTGCCAAGGGTTCCTGCAG GCTCCTGGGACCATGGGCCTTGGGCCCTGAGGACACGGGGCTCCCTGTGGCCATGACGACGGGTGACTGTTGTCACCTCCCCGGCTCCCTGTGTGACTGCTCCGACAGCCCTGCCTTCTCCAAGGTCGTGGAGGCCACGGGCCTCGGGCCACCCCAGTATGTGGCCCAGGTGACTTCAAGGGATGGCCGGCTCCTCTCGACTGTCATCCGGGCCTTGGACACACCAAG TGATGGCCCCTTCTGCCGGATCTGCCACGAGGGGGCAAATGGGGAAAGCCTGCTGTCTCCATGTGGGTGCACTGGCACGCTGGGCGCCGTGCACAAGAGCTGTCTGGAGAGGTGGCTTTCCTCGTCCAACACCAGCTACTGCGAGCTGTGCCATACGGAGTTTGCGGTGGAGAAGCGGTCCCGATCTCTCACAGAG tGGCTGAAGGACCCAGGGCCTCGGACAGAGAAGCGGACGCTGTGCTGTGACGTGGTGTGCTTCCTGTTCATCACCCCACTGGCCGCTATCTCAGGCTGGCTGTGCCTGCGGGGAGCCCAGGACCACCTCCGGCTCCACAGCCATCTGGAGGCCTTGGGGCTGATCGCCCTCACCATCGCCCTCTTCACCATCTATGTCCTCTGGACGCTGGTGAGTGGCTGCCAGCCAGACAGCAGACATCTGGGAGCAGACAG GTCTCATTCCGCTACCATTGCCAGCTGTACTCCGAATGGAGAAGGACCAACCAGAAAGTGCGCCTGA
- the MARCHF2 gene encoding E3 ubiquitin-protein ligase MARCHF2 isoform X3, with protein sequence MTTGDCCHLPGSLCDCSDSPAFSKVVEATGLGPPQYVAQVTSRDGRLLSTVIRALDTPSDGPFCRICHEGANGESLLSPCGCTGTLGAVHKSCLERWLSSSNTSYCELCHTEFAVEKRSRSLTEWLKDPGPRTEKRTLCCDVVCFLFITPLAAISGWLCLRGAQDHLRLHSHLEALGLIALTIALFTIYVLWTLVSFRYHCQLYSEWRRTNQKVRLKMQADGSEGSQHCPLAAGLLKKVAEETPV encoded by the exons ATGACGACGGGTGACTGTTGTCACCTCCCCGGCTCCCTGTGTGACTGCTCCGACAGCCCTGCCTTCTCCAAGGTCGTGGAGGCCACGGGCCTCGGGCCACCCCAGTATGTGGCCCAGGTGACTTCAAGGGATGGCCGGCTCCTCTCGACTGTCATCCGGGCCTTGGACACACCAAG TGATGGCCCCTTCTGCCGGATCTGCCACGAGGGGGCAAATGGGGAAAGCCTGCTGTCTCCATGTGGGTGCACTGGCACGCTGGGCGCCGTGCACAAGAGCTGTCTGGAGAGGTGGCTTTCCTCGTCCAACACCAGCTACTGCGAGCTGTGCCATACGGAGTTTGCGGTGGAGAAGCGGTCCCGATCTCTCACAGAG tGGCTGAAGGACCCAGGGCCTCGGACAGAGAAGCGGACGCTGTGCTGTGACGTGGTGTGCTTCCTGTTCATCACCCCACTGGCCGCTATCTCAGGCTGGCTGTGCCTGCGGGGAGCCCAGGACCACCTCCGGCTCCACAGCCATCTGGAGGCCTTGGGGCTGATCGCCCTCACCATCGCCCTCTTCACCATCTATGTCCTCTGGACGCTG GTCTCATTCCGCTACCATTGCCAGCTGTACTCCGAATGGAGAAGGACCAACCAGAAAGTGCGCCTGAAGATGCAAGCTGATGGTTCCGAGGGCAGCCAGCACTGCCCGCTGGCGGCCGGACTCCTGAAGAAGGTGGCTGAAGAGACGCCCGTGTGA